The genomic region ACCCGCGATAGCGCAGAATGCCCGCCTCGCCGTCGATGAACGTGATCTTCGACCGCGTGGGCGCCGTGTTGACGAAGCCGTAATCGAGCGAGGTGAGTCCCGTCTGCTTCGTCAGCGTCGACATGTCGATGCTCGAGGCACCGGAGACGCTGTCGAGGATCGGGAACTCGGCGGTTCCGCCCGGGTACGTCAGAGTGGCCTTAATGCTGCCATCCGCTCCGTCGTGACCACCTGCGTTCACTCAAGCCTCCTTCGAGCATTCACAAACTCTGCCAGTACAGCCTACGGGCAAAGCGGGTCCACTGTCGTACCCGCCAATGCCATCGCGCATCGGCGCGAGGGATCGCACAAGCGCCGTGCGCTGCCGCGCTTCCCATGCCGCAACCCGCCGGCGGAACCGGAGATTCGCTCCTGCTTCAGAGCGACGCGAGACGCTCGGCAGCGGCCTGGATGCGCTCATCGGTCGCGGTCAGCGAGAGCCGCACGTGCTGCGGGAAGAAGTCGCCGTAGAAGACGCCGGGGCCGGCCAGAACGCCGACGTCGGCGAGCCTGCCCATGGTGGTCCAGGCATCCTCTCCGGCGGTCGCCCACAGGTAGAGGCCTGCCTCGCTGTGATCGATGCGGAACCCGGATGCCTCCAGAACCGGCTTCAGAATCCCGCGACGTGCCCGGTACCGTTCGACCTGCGCGCGCACGGCGTCGTCATCGTCGAGTGCGACGACCATGGCCTCCTGCAGAGGAGCGGGCAGCATGAGCCCTGCGTGCTTCCGCACGGTGAGCAGCTTGCCGACGAGCGCCGCATCCCCCGCGAGGAACGCTGCGCGATACCCGGCCATGTTGGACTGCTTGCTCAGCGAGTACACCGACAGCACATCGCTGCGGTCGTCGCCGACCACACGCGGGTCGAGGATGCTCGGCACCGGCTCGTGCGCCCAGCTCCCGTCCCAGCCGAGCTCCGCGTAGCATTCGTCGTTGGCGATCACGGCGCCGAGCTCCCTGGCTCTGCGCACGGCGCGCGCCAGGTATTCCGCGTCGTTCACATGCCCGTCGGGATTGCCGGGCGAGTTCAGCCAGACGAGCTTCGTGCCCTGCGGCCACTCGTCGGGGTCGTCGGACGGGAACGACGTGGCCTGCACGATCGCGGCGCCGATGGCGTACGTGGGATACGCGGCTCTCGGATGCACGATCACATCACCGGGCCCGAGCCCCAGCAGCACGGGCAGAAGCGCGACGAGCTCCTTCGAGCCGATGGTCGGAAGCACCTCGTCGGGCGTGAGCCCCGGCACGCCGCGTCGGCGTGCATACCACGCGACGATCGCGCTGCGCAGCGCGGGCGTTCCCGCGGTCTGCGGGTAGGAGTGCGCATCCGTCGCCTGCGCGAGCGCGGCGCGCACCGCCTCCGGCGTCGGGTCGACGGGCGAACCGATGGAGAGGTCGACGATTCCGCCGGGATGCCGCCTGGCACGTTCGGCGTACGGCGCAACCAGGTCCCATGGATAGTCGGGCAGATCGGGGCGCGTCACGGTTCTGATTGCTCCGGGCGGCTCAGTGGCTCTGCGGCGGCAGAGCAGCGACGATCGGGTGATCCTTCGGGATCACGCCGATCTTGGCCGCACCGCCGGGCGAACCGAGGTCGTCGAAGAACTCCACGTTCACGCGGTAGTAGTCGGCCCATTCCTCGGGCAGATCGTCTTCGTAGTAGATCGCCTCGACGGGGCACACCGGCTCGCATGCGCCGCAGTCGACGCATTCGTCGGGATGGATGTACAGAGACCGTTCACCCTCGTAGATGCAGTCCACCGGGCATTCGTCGACACAGGCACGGTCTTTGACGTCCACACACGGCAGGGCGATGACGTAGGTCACGGTCCGTACAGCTCCTCTCGGGCTTGTTCCAGCGGCTACTGAAGTCTATGCCGGGCAACCTGCGCCCGAGCGCGCGCACCCGGCGCGAGCGACTGCAGCGGCGTTCAGGATGCCCGGCCGCCGGCGAGCGACCGCGGCCAGCTCACGGCGAGAAGGGCGATGACCACGGCGCCGGCCATCCAGACCCACCCGATGACACTGTTCGTAATAAGCACGGACCCGCCGAAACTCTGCTGGGACAGCACAGCGATCGCGACCAGCGCACCCAGCGCCGCGCACGCGGTGGAGAGCCTGCCAGAGCTGAGCAGGCGGATGCCCACCAGCAGGCAGGCCAGCGCGAGCAGCGCGACGACGATCCCCCACGGGAAGTCCGCAGAGCCGACGGTCGAGGAATGCACAACGGTGCCGAGAACCCCGAACGCGATCCCTGCCACCACCATGACCACTGCAGTCACCACGCGCGTCAGCATGCGGCCAGTCTACGAAGTGAGCGGATCATCAGGCCGTGCATCTGACTCCGCGGTGGACATCCGTGGGAGTCGGCAGGTAATCTCGAAGCGGGTAAGGTTAGCCTTACCGAATTCAACCCGAATCCATCCAACAGGACCCGAAGGCTTCACCGTGCTCGCAACCCTCGTCATCGGCCTTCGCGAAGGCCTCGAGGCCGCACTCATCGTCGGCATCATCGCCGCATTCCTCAAGCGCAACGGCGCATCCCTGAAGCCCATGTGGCTCGGCGTCTCTGCCGCCCTCGTGCTCAGCGTCGCCGTCGGATTCGTTCTCCAGGCCATCGAGGCGAGCCTCCCCCAGGCCGCCCAAGAGGGCATGGAGGCCGTGATCGGCGCGATCGCCGTGATCTTCGTGACGACCATGATCGTGTGGATGAAGAAGCACTCCCGCGCCATGAAGAAGGAGCTGGAGAAGGAGGCCGCTGAGGCGCTCGGAACGGGCACCACCTGGGCGCTCGCCGGCATGGCCTTCCTCGCGGTGCTCAAGGAGGGATTCGAGACCTCCGTCTTCTTGCTCGCCACGTTCCAGGCATCCACCAGTGCTGCCGCCGCCGCACTCGGCGCCGTGATCGGCGTGGCCGCAGCCGTCGCTATCGGCATCGGCCTCTACACCGGCGGCGTCAAGCTGAACCTCTCCCGCTTCTTCACGATCACGGGGGTCTTCCTGGTCTTCGTCGCCGGCGGTCTTGTCGTCAGTGCCCTGCGCAGCGCCCACGAGGCCGGCTGGATCGTGTTCGGCCAGCAGCCGACCGTCGATCTGTCGTGGCTGGCTCCCACGGGATCCGTTCAGGCCGCGCTCATCACCGGCGTGCTCGGCATTCCCGCCGATCCCCGCGTCGTCGAGGTGCTGGGCTGGGTGCTCTACGTGGTGCCCGTGCTCGCGTTCTCGGTATGGCCCAAGCGCTACCGTCTCGCCCCGGCCGCCGTGCCCAAGGCCCTTCTCGGCGGCGCGGCGGTGCTGGGTGCCGCAGCGATCGTGCTCGCCATCGCGGTGCCGGCGGGCGGCTCTCCCGACGTGCCGGCGTCGGCGCCGCTCACGAACGGCGGCACCGCAGCCTTCCGCACCCAGGGCTCCGGCGGATCCCTCGCCGTGACAGGAACGGATGCCGCCACCTACCGATTCGGCGGATCCTCGGCGACCACGCACGCCGGCGCGGACCGCGCGTGGAGCACGAACGTCACGACCCACCCGTCCGACCGTCCGAGCACGCTCGACCTCTCCGATCTGACGCAGCTCGCCGGCGGCAGGATCCCGGTGGGAATCGACCCCTCCAACGCGCCCGGCCCCTACACGGCGCGCTGGACCAGCGCGATGCGCGTCTCCGCCTACACCAGCGGAGACGGGCTCGTGGATGCCTCCAACAGCGTGCGCACGGTCGTCACCATCTCCGGCGGCGGCCTCACCGCGCCGCGGGCCTTCGCTGTCCCGGATGAAGGCGCCCAGTGGTCGGTGAAGGCCGGGCACGTCGCGGCCGCGAGCGCGTCGATCGCCGCGGCGCAGGCATCCGCCCGCGAAGCGCAGCTGTGGAAGCTGTGGCTGCCGCTCGCGTTCGCGATCGCCGCCGTCTGGCTGCTCGTCGCCGGGTTGCGCGGCCGCAAGCGCCTTGCCGTCGACGCCTCTTCTTCCGTCGTCACCGCCTCGACCGCGTCCGATGTCGCACGCGCCGATCCGACGTCCGCCGTGGGGCACTCCCCGCGACGACGCCCACATCGTCCGCCCCGGCACTCTCCGACGCAGCCGACCCCATGGCGCGCACAACCACCCCTAGGAGCACCACCTATGCAGCCAAGTAGCCGCCGACGCGTGAGCACCGGCCTGGCCACTGCGGCAGCGCTCATCAGCGCTGCCCTCGTCCTCACCGGATGCTCGAGCAACGAGAGCACCGCCGCCAAGACCAGCTCTGGCGTCTCGCACGTGAAGGTCACGCTCGCGAACGACGGGTCGAACGACACCTGCACGCTCGACCACACGTCAGCACCTGCCGGCCCCATCACGTTCACGGTCGAGAACACGAGCGCGACGGGCATCACCGAGGTGGAGCTCCAGAGCGACGAGCGCATCATCGGCGAGAAGGAGAATCTCGCCCCCGGCCTCAAGCCCGTGAGCTTCACGCTCACGCTCGGCGGCGGCAAGTACACCGTGTACTGCCCCGGGGGCAAGAAGGAGAACCTCGACTTCACGGTCACCGGCAAGGCCGCCGCGCAGAAGAAGGGCAGCGTTCCGACCCTGCTCGCCGCCGGCTCCGCCGAGTACGCGACATATGTCGACGACCAGATCGCCGGCATGGTGCAGGGCGTCGCCAGTCTCAAGTCCGCGATCGACTCCGGCGATCTCGCCGCCGCGCAGAAGGAATACGGTCAGGCCCGGCCGTTCTACGAGCGCATCGAGTCGGACGTCGAGGGATTCGTGCTGCCCGGTTCGAAGCCGAACGACAACGCGGGAAACCTCGACTATCTGATCGACATGCGGGCATCCAATCTCGACCCGACGGTGGGCTGGCACGGCTTCCACGCCATCGAGCGCGATCTGTTCCAGGCCAAGGCCATCACGAGCGGCACCCAGCAGTTGGCCGCCGAGCTGCAGAAGAACGTCGGCACGCTGGCCGGACTCGCGAAGAACCTGAAGTACAAGCCGGAGGACCTCGCGAACGGTGCCGCCGGCTTGCTCGAAGAGGTGCAGTCGGAGAAG from Humibacter ginsenosidimutans harbors:
- the dapC gene encoding succinyldiaminopimelate transaminase, which encodes MTRPDLPDYPWDLVAPYAERARRHPGGIVDLSIGSPVDPTPEAVRAALAQATDAHSYPQTAGTPALRSAIVAWYARRRGVPGLTPDEVLPTIGSKELVALLPVLLGLGPGDVIVHPRAAYPTYAIGAAIVQATSFPSDDPDEWPQGTKLVWLNSPGNPDGHVNDAEYLARAVRRARELGAVIANDECYAELGWDGSWAHEPVPSILDPRVVGDDRSDVLSVYSLSKQSNMAGYRAAFLAGDAALVGKLLTVRKHAGLMLPAPLQEAMVVALDDDDAVRAQVERYRARRGILKPVLEASGFRIDHSEAGLYLWATAGEDAWTTMGRLADVGVLAGPGVFYGDFFPQHVRLSLTATDERIQAAAERLASL
- the fdxA gene encoding ferredoxin; protein product: MTYVIALPCVDVKDRACVDECPVDCIYEGERSLYIHPDECVDCGACEPVCPVEAIYYEDDLPEEWADYYRVNVEFFDDLGSPGGAAKIGVIPKDHPIVAALPPQSH
- a CDS encoding DUF6113 family protein, producing MLTRVVTAVVMVVAGIAFGVLGTVVHSSTVGSADFPWGIVVALLALACLLVGIRLLSSGRLSTACAALGALVAIAVLSQQSFGGSVLITNSVIGWVWMAGAVVIALLAVSWPRSLAGGRAS
- the efeO gene encoding iron uptake system protein EfeO, with the translated sequence MLATLVIGLREGLEAALIVGIIAAFLKRNGASLKPMWLGVSAALVLSVAVGFVLQAIEASLPQAAQEGMEAVIGAIAVIFVTTMIVWMKKHSRAMKKELEKEAAEALGTGTTWALAGMAFLAVLKEGFETSVFLLATFQASTSAAAAALGAVIGVAAAVAIGIGLYTGGVKLNLSRFFTITGVFLVFVAGGLVVSALRSAHEAGWIVFGQQPTVDLSWLAPTGSVQAALITGVLGIPADPRVVEVLGWVLYVVPVLAFSVWPKRYRLAPAAVPKALLGGAAVLGAAAIVLAIAVPAGGSPDVPASAPLTNGGTAAFRTQGSGGSLAVTGTDAATYRFGGSSATTHAGADRAWSTNVTTHPSDRPSTLDLSDLTQLAGGRIPVGIDPSNAPGPYTARWTSAMRVSAYTSGDGLVDASNSVRTVVTISGGGLTAPRAFAVPDEGAQWSVKAGHVAAASASIAAAQASAREAQLWKLWLPLAFAIAAVWLLVAGLRGRKRLAVDASSSVVTASTASDVARADPTSAVGHSPRRRPHRPPRHSPTQPTPWRAQPPLGAPPMQPSSRRRVSTGLATAAALISAALVLTGCSSNESTAAKTSSGVSHVKVTLANDGSNDTCTLDHTSAPAGPITFTVENTSATGITEVELQSDERIIGEKENLAPGLKPVSFTLTLGGGKYTVYCPGGKKENLDFTVTGKAAAQKKGSVPTLLAAGSAEYATYVDDQIAGMVQGVASLKSAIDSGDLAAAQKEYGQARPFYERIESDVEGFVLPGSKPNDNAGNLDYLIDMRASNLDPTVGWHGFHAIERDLFQAKAITSGTQQLAAELQKNVGTLAGLAKNLKYKPEDLANGAAGLLEEVQSEKIKGEEEAFSHIDLVDFAANVEGSQQAFEYLKPGLTKIDSTLTSQINTQFQKVNAMLDTYRDPSAIGGYVTYTPALRASDANKLSQAVQALQDPLSRLAEKVATAQ